A single window of Acetohalobium arabaticum DSM 5501 DNA harbors:
- the nikR gene encoding nickel-responsive transcriptional regulator NikR — protein sequence MDELVRFGISMKESLLNKFDDLIANKGYSNRSEAIRDLIRNRLVENEWEDEKKEVAGTVTLIYDHHSSGLSDKLNTIQHDAHHLFLSTTHVHLDHHNCLEVLVVKGKAGEVRSIAERLIGVKGVKHGKLTITSTGKNLD from the coding sequence ATGGATGAATTAGTAAGATTCGGCATATCAATGAAGGAAAGCTTGCTTAATAAGTTTGATGATTTAATTGCAAATAAAGGATATTCCAATCGTTCTGAGGCTATTAGAGATTTGATTAGAAATAGATTAGTAGAGAATGAATGGGAGGATGAAAAAAAAGAGGTTGCTGGAACTGTTACTTTAATTTATGACCATCATTCTTCCGGTTTAAGTGATAAGTTAAATACTATTCAGCATGATGCTCATCACCTTTTTTTGTCAACTACTCATGTGCATTTGGATCATCATAACTGTTTAGAAGTATTAGTAGTTAAAGGAAAAGCCGGAGAAGTACGAAGCATAGCTGAGAGATTAATTGGGGTCAAAGGCGTTAAACATGGTAAATTGACTATTACTTCTACAGGAAAAAATTTGGATTAA
- a CDS encoding PRC-barrel domain-containing protein — protein sequence MIKTSELKKKEVISVNGERLGLIKDIELDLNKGKIKAVVVPGEKKLFGVLSDPDDLVINWNQIQKIGEDVILVNLDEFANFENDITEVK from the coding sequence GTGATTAAGACCTCTGAATTGAAGAAAAAAGAGGTGATTAGTGTTAACGGCGAAAGATTAGGCTTGATTAAGGATATTGAGTTAGATTTAAACAAGGGAAAGATAAAGGCAGTAGTAGTTCCGGGAGAAAAGAAATTATTTGGAGTTTTATCAGACCCTGATGATTTAGTTATTAACTGGAACCAGATTCAGAAGATAGGTGAAGATGTGATTTTGGTAAATTTAGATGAGTTTGCTAACTTTGAAAATGATATTACTGAGGTAAAATAA
- the cbiB gene encoding adenosylcobinamide-phosphate synthase CbiB has protein sequence MFEQISIIVIAAVILDLVIGEIDRITHPVVIIGNFIDWGEERLRQLAGSSLAEKAAGLILAVVTIGLTWSITYFLVMAAVKVNIILGLIIKVLLISITLSISGLAEAAKGIYQPLVNDDLDQARQKLDWIVGRDTDELAENEIVRATVETVAENTVDGILSPLFYAFLGGAPLAMAYKAVNTLDSMLGYKNERYRYFGWAPARIDDLANLVPARISGLLFPLAALLLGKNSLQSFKIVLRDARKHPSPNGGYSEAAVAGALGVRLGGLNYYHGEPSFREHLGDETRKLVAADIKAAIHLMYLTTGLFLISEILFVII, from the coding sequence ATGTTTGAACAAATTAGTATTATAGTTATAGCAGCAGTAATCCTGGATTTAGTTATAGGAGAGATAGATAGGATTACTCATCCGGTAGTGATTATCGGTAATTTCATTGACTGGGGAGAGGAAAGATTAAGACAGCTTGCTGGCAGTAGCTTGGCAGAAAAGGCTGCCGGATTGATTCTGGCTGTAGTGACAATTGGGCTGACCTGGTCTATAACTTACTTTTTGGTGATGGCGGCTGTTAAAGTAAATATTATTTTAGGATTAATAATTAAAGTATTATTGATATCTATAACACTTTCTATCAGCGGTTTAGCTGAGGCAGCCAAGGGAATTTACCAACCTTTAGTGAATGATGATTTAGACCAGGCCCGCCAGAAGTTGGACTGGATTGTAGGCCGGGATACTGATGAGTTAGCAGAAAACGAGATAGTCCGGGCTACAGTAGAGACAGTAGCTGAGAATACTGTTGACGGAATTCTTTCTCCATTATTTTATGCTTTCTTGGGCGGAGCGCCTCTGGCCATGGCCTATAAGGCCGTTAATACTCTGGATTCAATGTTGGGCTATAAGAATGAACGCTACCGCTACTTCGGTTGGGCTCCGGCCCGCATAGATGATCTGGCTAACTTAGTTCCAGCCCGCATCAGTGGTCTCTTATTTCCATTGGCAGCCTTATTGTTAGGCAAGAATAGTCTACAGTCATTTAAGATAGTACTCCGTGATGCCCGCAAGCATCCCAGTCCCAACGGAGGCTACTCAGAAGCAGCAGTAGCAGGAGCTTTGGGAGTGAGATTAGGCGGCCTTAATTATTATCATGGAGAGCCCAGCTTCAGAGAGCATTTGGGAGATGAAACCAGAAAGCTAGTAGCTGCTGATATTAAGGCGGCAATTCATTTGATGTACTTAACTACGGGGTTATTCTTGATTAGTGAGATATTGTTTGTGATTATTTAA
- a CDS encoding GHMP kinase — MKATVRAPGTCGELVQGTINGDNFHVTCPINCYSYVTVELTTELKRSICNCNLSKTIKAVDKTLDYLGNDSLKARIEVDSNLISEKGMASSTADITAAILATAVASGERITSDEIANLALSIEPTDGLFYEGIVLFDHVQGKRYRYLGEVAGIDILMLDLGGKVDTLDFNNRKDLAELNRKNEPETNRALKLAVEGIKEQNSKLIGRGATLSSQANQRILAKPHFNKLLQLTELQGVWGINVAHSGTLLGILHDSKRIETEALKTEVQNMKDDLSIYNVKLINGGLEIIESSFNQERKYQYG, encoded by the coding sequence GTGAAAGCAACGGTTAGAGCTCCAGGAACCTGTGGTGAGTTAGTCCAGGGAACAATTAATGGTGATAACTTCCATGTTACTTGTCCGATTAATTGTTATTCATATGTAACAGTAGAATTAACTACAGAGCTGAAAAGAAGTATCTGTAACTGTAATCTATCGAAGACAATTAAGGCTGTCGATAAGACCTTGGATTATCTGGGTAATGATAGCTTAAAGGCCAGGATTGAAGTTGATTCTAATCTAATATCTGAGAAAGGAATGGCCAGCAGTACAGCTGATATTACAGCAGCAATTCTGGCTACAGCCGTTGCTTCAGGAGAAAGGATCACCTCTGATGAAATAGCTAACTTAGCCCTTAGTATTGAACCAACAGATGGTCTTTTTTATGAAGGGATTGTTCTTTTTGATCATGTGCAGGGCAAGCGGTATAGGTATCTGGGTGAGGTGGCAGGAATAGATATTTTGATGCTGGATCTAGGGGGTAAAGTGGATACCTTGGATTTCAATAATAGAAAAGATTTGGCTGAATTAAATCGAAAGAATGAACCAGAGACCAACCGGGCTTTAAAATTGGCAGTAGAAGGGATTAAAGAACAGAATTCAAAGCTGATTGGTAGGGGAGCTACTCTAAGTAGTCAGGCTAATCAGAGGATTTTGGCTAAACCTCACTTTAATAAGCTACTTCAGCTGACTGAATTACAGGGAGTCTGGGGAATAAATGTAGCTCACAGCGGAACGTTGCTCGGAATTTTACATGATTCGAAGAGGATTGAGACTGAAGCTTTAAAAACAGAGGTTCAGAATATGAAAGATGATTTATCTATATATAATGTAAAGCTGATCAATGGCGGATTGGAGATAATTGAGAGCAGTTTCAATCAGGAAAGGAAGTATCAATATGGCTAG
- the cobS gene encoding adenosylcobinamide-GDP ribazoletransferase: MLTRESAVEEGLNIDNEQGSDKPMLIRRLVTRLIISLQFLTRIPINADINYTSRNVGKSMIYYPIIGSLIGAILVGLNVGFSFLWSDLAVKALLLIAWIMITGGLHLDGYMDTIDGIFSGRSKQRMLEIMHDSRVGAHGVTGLMSLLLLKFVFLTELTAQIEVEVLLLVPTLSRWAMVYAAAFYPYAREEAGLGTAYAEFVETKELLIASLWTAVLAGLLLGVYGLAAFILVWIITVVIIRIITKRIDGLTGDCYGAINELIEVFALLALTLIY; this comes from the coding sequence ATGCTGACCAGGGAATCAGCAGTAGAAGAGGGATTGAATATTGATAATGAACAAGGAAGTGATAAGCCAATGTTGATCAGAAGATTAGTTACTCGCTTGATTATTTCACTGCAGTTTTTGACTAGAATTCCGATTAATGCTGATATAAATTATACTTCTCGTAATGTTGGTAAGTCTATGATTTATTATCCAATTATCGGTAGTCTAATTGGAGCTATATTAGTAGGGCTGAATGTAGGTTTCAGCTTCTTATGGTCTGATTTAGCAGTTAAAGCTTTGCTTTTAATTGCCTGGATTATGATTACCGGCGGATTACATTTAGATGGTTATATGGATACTATTGATGGTATCTTCAGCGGTCGCTCTAAACAGCGAATGCTAGAGATTATGCATGATAGCCGAGTAGGGGCCCATGGGGTAACAGGTCTTATGTCATTATTGTTATTGAAGTTTGTCTTTTTAACTGAGCTTACTGCTCAGATTGAAGTAGAGGTTCTATTGTTGGTACCCACTTTAAGTAGATGGGCTATGGTCTATGCTGCTGCTTTCTATCCTTATGCTAGAGAGGAAGCAGGTTTGGGTACAGCATATGCTGAGTTTGTTGAGACTAAAGAACTTTTAATTGCTTCTTTATGGACAGCAGTCTTAGCAGGCTTATTATTAGGAGTCTATGGTTTGGCAGCCTTTATTCTAGTCTGGATTATAACAGTAGTAATTATTAGAATTATTACTAAGCGAATTGACGGCTTAACAGGTGACTGTTATGGAGCAATTAATGAATTAATAGAGGTATTTGCATTATTAGCATTAACATTAATCTATTAA
- a CDS encoding cob(I)yrinic acid a,c-diamide adenosyltransferase has translation MNSELEQGLVQVYTGKGKGKTTASLGLALRAVGHGFKVVMIQFMKGSAYSGELFSTERLPNLSIKQFGRGCPYAALIREGLRKCDGCGECFLKGEEDEAKEEFKEYVDEAYSYAQKVLQNSEIDIVILDEINNALRYDLLAVDDVLDLISLKGDKTELIMTGRGFDDDILEAADLVTEMKAQKHPYADQGISSRRGIEY, from the coding sequence ATGAACTCAGAATTAGAACAGGGACTAGTTCAGGTCTATACCGGAAAGGGTAAAGGAAAGACTACAGCATCTTTAGGATTGGCACTGCGAGCAGTCGGCCATGGATTTAAGGTAGTTATGATTCAATTTATGAAGGGAAGTGCTTATTCAGGAGAGCTTTTTTCAACCGAGCGGCTACCTAATTTAAGTATAAAGCAGTTTGGGAGAGGATGTCCCTATGCTGCTTTAATTAGAGAAGGTCTACGTAAATGTGACGGCTGTGGAGAATGCTTTCTAAAAGGTGAAGAGGATGAAGCTAAAGAGGAATTTAAAGAATATGTTGATGAAGCCTATAGTTATGCTCAGAAAGTCTTACAGAATTCAGAGATAGATATTGTTATTTTAGATGAGATCAATAATGCTTTACGGTATGATTTATTGGCTGTAGATGATGTATTGGACTTAATCTCTTTAAAAGGAGATAAGACAGAGCTGATCATGACAGGACGCGGATTTGATGATGATATCTTAGAAGCAGCGGATCTGGTAACAGAGATGAAGGCCCAAAAGCATCCTTATGCTGACCAGGGAATCAGCAGTAGAAGAGGGATTGAATATTGA
- a CDS encoding cobyrinate a,c-diamide synthase, with protein sequence MQPRVVIAGTQSGVGKTTLATGLMAAMTKKGYDVQPYKVGPDYIDPGFHTAATERISRNLDSWMVSSDKLIELFDRNSQGADISIIEGVMGLFDGHRVDEGDGSTAEVAKILSAPVILIIDAGKMAQSGAALAYGYKHYDSELNLAGVILNRVSSDSHYQILKEPIEELGISVLGYIPRQESLELPERHLGLVPTSETSQMDDYIDDLAEVILQNLDLKELYNLAAETEEVEVKKKTLFSQTGPVSEVKLAVARDEAFNFYYEDNLDLLEENGVELEYFSPVFDTALPEDIAGLYIGGGFPESFLAELSDNQSMQKSIKEAIVAGMPVYAECGGLMYLTEAITDFEGETHSMVGSISGRIEMTDRLQAMGYAEAEVKEDNILLNQGDKVRGHEFHYSRLVSLPEDTTYAYRLTGGKGRDNRAGGILKDNLLASYLHLHFASNPAVIDNLIDSCLKFIEGSSY encoded by the coding sequence ATGCAACCAAGAGTCGTGATTGCCGGTACCCAAAGTGGAGTTGGTAAAACAACACTGGCTACCGGACTGATGGCTGCCATGACCAAGAAAGGTTATGATGTTCAGCCTTATAAAGTAGGGCCTGATTATATAGATCCAGGCTTTCATACTGCAGCTACCGAACGGATTTCGCGTAATTTAGATAGCTGGATGGTATCTTCAGATAAGTTAATAGAGCTATTTGATAGGAATAGTCAGGGAGCCGATATTTCAATTATTGAGGGAGTGATGGGCCTATTTGACGGACATCGCGTCGATGAAGGAGACGGGAGTACTGCGGAAGTGGCCAAGATTCTATCTGCTCCAGTAATTTTGATCATCGATGCAGGTAAGATGGCTCAGAGCGGAGCAGCTTTGGCTTACGGGTATAAGCATTATGATTCCGAATTGAACCTGGCCGGTGTGATTTTAAACCGCGTCAGCAGTGACAGCCATTATCAGATATTGAAGGAACCGATTGAAGAACTAGGGATTTCTGTGCTGGGATATATTCCGCGGCAGGAGAGTTTAGAGCTGCCGGAACGACATTTAGGCTTAGTACCGACCTCTGAAACCTCTCAGATGGATGATTATATAGATGATTTAGCAGAGGTTATTCTTCAGAATCTGGATTTAAAGGAGCTATATAATCTAGCTGCTGAAACTGAAGAAGTTGAAGTAAAGAAGAAAACTCTATTTTCACAAACCGGACCAGTATCAGAAGTGAAACTGGCAGTAGCCAGAGATGAAGCCTTTAACTTTTATTATGAGGATAATCTTGATTTATTGGAGGAAAACGGCGTTGAATTAGAATATTTTAGCCCTGTTTTTGATACTGCTCTACCTGAAGATATAGCAGGGCTTTATATCGGCGGTGGTTTTCCTGAAAGCTTTCTTGCTGAGTTAAGTGATAATCAGTCTATGCAGAAGAGTATTAAAGAAGCTATTGTAGCCGGAATGCCTGTTTATGCCGAATGCGGCGGTTTAATGTATCTGACAGAAGCAATTACTGACTTCGAGGGAGAGACTCATTCGATGGTTGGATCAATTTCGGGTCGAATAGAGATGACAGATCGGCTGCAGGCGATGGGATATGCTGAGGCTGAAGTTAAAGAGGATAATATTCTATTGAATCAGGGAGATAAGGTACGGGGACATGAGTTCCATTATTCTCGATTAGTAAGTTTACCAGAAGATACTACTTATGCCTATCGATTAACAGGAGGTAAAGGAAGGGATAACCGGGCGGGCGGTATTCTTAAAGATAATCTGTTGGCTTCTTATCTCCATCTCCATTTTGCCAGCAATCCGGCTGTGATTGATAACTTAATTGATAGCTGTCTAAAATTCATAGAAGGGAGCAGTTATTAA
- the spoIIR gene encoding stage II sporulation protein R: MKKIRLMAITVIALVILVGFGTSSAVVFTPEQDTTAYKHKNLLRLHVIANSNSVNDQKIKRKVRNRIMNQTKKLFIGVTDADKAQEVVKENLGYIESVAEAELASLDSNCQVKVKLGNFHFPKRTYGSKTLPAGDYNALRIIIGQGQGQNWWCVLFPPFCYIDSVNKKEAKKNFEALEKEEVNIKVKSKFMEYVKSNPQLTQKKKEITNLLRTSVTDLDNLISNLTSD, encoded by the coding sequence ATGAAAAAAATTAGATTAATGGCTATTACAGTAATTGCTTTAGTTATTTTAGTCGGGTTTGGTACTTCTTCAGCAGTGGTGTTTACACCTGAGCAGGATACCACTGCTTATAAACATAAAAATTTACTGCGGTTACATGTGATAGCCAATAGTAATTCTGTAAATGATCAAAAGATAAAGCGAAAGGTTCGGAACAGAATTATGAATCAAACAAAGAAATTATTTATTGGAGTGACTGATGCTGATAAAGCCCAGGAAGTAGTAAAGGAAAACTTGGGCTACATAGAAAGTGTTGCTGAAGCAGAATTAGCTAGCCTGGATAGTAATTGTCAGGTTAAAGTTAAGTTAGGTAACTTTCATTTTCCAAAGCGAACTTATGGTAGCAAAACCTTGCCGGCTGGAGACTATAATGCTTTAAGAATAATTATTGGTCAAGGGCAGGGTCAGAATTGGTGGTGTGTCTTATTCCCTCCTTTCTGTTATATAGATTCGGTTAATAAAAAGGAAGCTAAGAAGAATTTTGAAGCGTTAGAAAAGGAAGAAGTGAATATCAAGGTTAAATCAAAGTTTATGGAGTATGTAAAATCCAATCCTCAGCTAACCCAAAAGAAAAAGGAAATAACGAATTTGTTAAGAACTTCAGTTACTGATTTAGATAATTTAATTAGCAATTTGACTAGTGATTAA
- the sigG gene encoding RNA polymerase sporulation sigma factor SigG produces the protein MGNKVDISGVNTSELPVLSNEEMRELFKKMQNGDREARQTIVGGNLKLVLSVLQRFNNRGEPIDDLFQVGCIGLMKAIDNFDLSRNVKFSTYAVPMIIGEIRRHLRDHNPIRVSRSLRDTAYKALQMKESLENKTSEEPTLTEIAQELGIPREEIVQALDAIQDPISLFEPIYQDGGDPIYVMDQVSDDDSEDESWLEGIAVREALRQLEDREKLILSMRFYKGKTQMEVADNIGISQAQVSRLEKAALENLEKYVSEER, from the coding sequence TTGGGAAATAAAGTAGATATTTCTGGGGTAAATACTTCAGAATTACCTGTTCTATCCAATGAAGAAATGCGAGAGTTATTCAAGAAGATGCAGAATGGAGATAGAGAAGCACGCCAGACGATAGTAGGCGGTAATTTAAAATTAGTACTTAGTGTGTTGCAGCGATTTAATAACCGTGGTGAGCCTATTGATGATTTATTTCAGGTAGGATGTATCGGATTGATGAAAGCAATTGACAATTTTGATCTCAGCAGGAATGTTAAGTTTTCTACTTATGCTGTCCCGATGATTATTGGCGAGATTAGACGCCACCTTAGAGATCATAATCCTATTAGAGTCAGCCGTTCATTGCGTGATACCGCCTATAAAGCTTTACAGATGAAAGAAAGCCTAGAGAATAAAACTTCGGAAGAACCAACATTGACTGAAATTGCTCAGGAATTAGGTATACCCCGGGAAGAGATAGTACAAGCACTTGATGCAATTCAAGATCCTATTTCTCTCTTTGAGCCTATCTATCAAGATGGTGGAGATCCTATTTATGTAATGGATCAGGTTAGCGATGATGATAGTGAAGATGAATCCTGGCTAGAAGGAATTGCTGTTAGAGAAGCACTGCGCCAGCTAGAGGATAGAGAGAAGTTGATTCTAAGTATGAGGTTTTATAAAGGAAAGACACAGATGGAAGTTGCAGATAATATCGGTATTTCCCAGGCTCAAGTATCTCGTTTAGAAAAAGCAGCTTTAGAGAATCTTGAAAAGTATGTAAGTGAGGAACGATAA
- the cobD gene encoding threonine-phosphate decarboxylase CobD, translating to MASNKRIHGGNIKAAADKYGLKPDKIIDFSANINFLGPPAVVEDVIKDNLDDIVNYPEPNAQSLSLALAEYHGVEAENLIVGNGAVELIYLVSKVISPEQALVLAPTFSEYEAAVESVGGEVNLFELNRANKFSLEIDELIVELNNSQLDLLFLCNPNNPTGDLISKDDLLKLLATAEKNDVFVIVDEAFLDFLWAEADYTLISKAAAVDNLLVLRSMTKFFAIPGLRVGYAVTNRQLVTKLEENKDPWNVNLFAQRVGTEVVAEDKYIQKTKEAINREKKFLYQSLEKLTGCEPYQPAANYILIDISKTEYTSTELKDRLASKGILIRDCSSYHLLGSNFIRVAVKGREDNQQLIAALKSLLEAGGE from the coding sequence ATGGCTAGTAATAAACGAATCCACGGCGGCAATATTAAGGCAGCAGCAGATAAGTATGGTTTAAAGCCGGATAAGATTATTGATTTTAGTGCCAATATAAACTTTTTGGGTCCTCCGGCTGTAGTAGAGGATGTAATCAAGGATAATTTAGATGATATAGTTAATTATCCAGAGCCGAATGCTCAAAGTCTATCTTTAGCTCTGGCTGAGTACCATGGAGTAGAAGCAGAGAATCTAATTGTTGGTAATGGAGCAGTAGAATTAATATATCTGGTCAGTAAGGTGATTTCACCTGAGCAGGCATTGGTGCTGGCTCCAACCTTTTCAGAGTATGAAGCAGCCGTTGAGAGTGTGGGAGGAGAAGTGAATCTGTTTGAACTGAATCGGGCCAATAAGTTCAGTTTGGAGATTGATGAGTTAATTGTTGAGTTGAATAATTCTCAGCTGGATTTATTATTCTTATGTAATCCGAATAATCCGACAGGAGATTTAATAAGTAAGGATGATTTGTTGAAATTATTGGCTACAGCTGAGAAGAATGATGTTTTTGTAATAGTTGATGAAGCTTTTCTGGATTTTTTATGGGCTGAAGCTGATTATACATTAATCTCTAAAGCAGCAGCTGTTGATAATCTACTGGTGCTGCGGTCTATGACTAAATTCTTTGCTATTCCCGGTTTAAGGGTCGGTTATGCTGTTACTAATCGTCAGCTGGTAACAAAACTGGAAGAAAATAAAGATCCCTGGAATGTGAACCTATTTGCTCAAAGAGTAGGAACTGAGGTTGTAGCTGAAGATAAATATATTCAAAAGACTAAAGAGGCGATTAATCGAGAAAAGAAGTTTCTGTATCAGTCTCTAGAGAAACTGACAGGATGTGAGCCTTATCAGCCGGCAGCTAATTATATTTTAATCGATATTTCTAAAACAGAGTATACTTCGACAGAATTGAAGGATAGATTAGCCAGTAAGGGTATCTTAATTAGAGACTGCAGCAGTTATCATTTATTGGGAAGTAATTTTATTCGGGTAGCAGTTAAGGGTAGAGAAGATAACCAACAATTAATTGCTGCTTTAAAGTCATTGCTAGAAGCAGGGGGAGAATAA
- the cobC gene encoding alpha-ribazole phosphatase has translation MATEIILVRHGETLWNKESRFQGSADVKLSSDGVKQAERLAERFADFRLDMVYASDLQRAAKTAEIVADQHGININTEAKLREANFGVWEGLTFEEIKERDGEKLDAWLKDPVTVQTPEGENFEEVQKRAKEGLNRIKTKHEDEQVLVVAHGGTIRALLVDLLGMPLSNFWRIQQDNTAVNIVKFYDGDPIVSLINCTQHLRE, from the coding sequence ATGGCTACTGAGATTATCTTAGTTCGACATGGTGAGACGTTGTGGAATAAGGAGTCCCGGTTTCAGGGTTCAGCCGATGTAAAGTTGAGTTCAGATGGTGTTAAGCAGGCTGAAAGACTGGCGGAAAGATTTGCCGACTTTAGGCTGGATATGGTTTATGCTAGTGATCTACAGCGGGCAGCAAAGACAGCAGAGATAGTAGCAGATCAGCACGGAATTAATATTAATACGGAAGCTAAACTTAGAGAAGCCAATTTTGGTGTCTGGGAAGGTTTAACATTTGAAGAGATCAAAGAACGTGATGGAGAGAAATTAGATGCCTGGCTTAAGGATCCGGTAACAGTTCAGACACCGGAAGGAGAGAACTTTGAAGAGGTACAGAAGAGAGCAAAAGAAGGTTTAAATAGAATAAAGACTAAACATGAAGATGAACAAGTATTAGTTGTAGCCCACGGCGGTACAATTCGGGCACTGTTAGTTGATCTCTTGGGAATGCCGCTAAGTAACTTCTGGCGGATTCAACAGGATAACACTGCGGTAAATATAGTTAAATTCTACGATGGAGATCCGATTGTATCCTTAATTAACTGTACGCAACATTTAAGAGAATAA